Proteins found in one Primulina eburnea isolate SZY01 chromosome 16, ASM2296580v1, whole genome shotgun sequence genomic segment:
- the LOC140816371 gene encoding bZIP transcription factor 44-like: MASSSGNSSGSPPIQTSGSEGGFVQVIDQKKRKRMESNRESARRSRMRKQKHLDDLLAQVAQIKKENNQILSDINTTTQHYLNVETENSVLRAQMLELSQRLHSLNEILSHINSYTAGASVVSAAPAASWSCMFETEELQHLDLADNFLGNSWNSMALINQHPIMSSADIHYY, encoded by the coding sequence ATGGCTTCCTCAAGTGGGAACTCCTCCGGTTCACCCCCGATCCAAACGTCGGGTTCAGAGGGAGGTTTCGTGCAGGTAATTGATCAGAAGAAGAGGAAGAGAATGGAATCGAACCGGGAATCTGCCAGGCGGTCTAGGATGAGAAAACAGAAGCATTTGGATGATCTGTTGGCTCAGGTGGCTCAGATCAAGAAAGAAAATAACCAGATTTTGAGCGATATAAATACCACCACGCAACACTACTTGAATGTTGAGACTGAAAACTCTGTCTTGAGAGCTCAAATGTTGGAGCTCAGCCAAAGACTTCATTCATTGAACGAAATTCTTAGTCACATAAATTCCTACACCGCCGGCGCATCCGTCGTCTCGGCCGCCCCCGCCGCCTCATGGAGCTGCATGTTTGAGACCGAGGAGTTACAGCATCTGGACTTGGCTGATAATTTCTTGGGCAATTCTTGGAACTCAATGGCACTTATAAATCAACACCCCATCATGTCCTCCGCTGATATCCATTATTATtga